The Vitis vinifera cultivar Pinot Noir 40024 chromosome 18, ASM3070453v1 region tttgtttaatttttacttttacaactcaaaatattttgcaaataagaaaatatttttgaagtctAACACAATTGACataaaatcagtttttttttctatttatttatttcaaattaaaataagcacttttttctaaatttaaaataatcgatatataatttatatttttacctcCTATTTTAGTAATAATATCACAAGACTACACTAAcataaaggaaaaggaaaaagaataaataactaaaatatctttatagacttttaacaatccaagaaattgacaaattatataataatccCAGACACAATATTCTACAACCTTacattattcttgttattttaATACAAGAGGAATACTTAGTCAAcgttttttttaaacaaagagCTGAATAATGCAAACATTCAATGATATCTTTGGCATGTTAATTCTTTGTAGCTTCAACATGGTGGCATGTCAGATGGCGGAGGCAGCACTTGAGCTTCTGGGTGTTTACCATTTTTCACTATGAACGCAGTGTCCATGCCCCAAGTCTGATGGCGTTCTACATGGCAGTGCATGAACCACACTCCTACAACAGAGAAAATATACCAACATTACACCTAACTTATtacaatattaagaaaaattatttccttgtATGCAGGTTGGCAGtttcaagggtttttttttaaaaaaaaaaaattcacatgaGTGCTTGCAACATACCAGGGTTGGATGCCTCGAATCTGATTGTAGCCCAACCTTTCGTAGGAACGGAGATGGTACTCTGAAGGGGAGGATCCACCAGATTGTAGTGCAATGGGTccttatctttatcgaaattcCCAAATCCCCATCCAACAACATAGAAACTGTATCCATGGAGATGCATGGGGTGGTGTGTCCCTGCAATCAAGTTTGTCCCTTGAAAAACAATCTCCACTGTGGAGTTATACTCAAGCACCCTTACTTCTGTTCCGTTTTTCGGCGTCTGATACTCTAAGGGAATAATATCAGTGGTAAAATCGAACACCAGTTCTGGAACACTAGGAAATTTATCTCCATATACACCACTAATGTTATAATAGTAAGCTTGCAGTATGTCAATTGTAGGGAATTGGAAGCTTATGTTGTTTATACTTGCGGAGAACCGCGTCCCATTGGGCCCTGCACATGAATTATTGGGGCATAGGTACGAGTTCATACCAACAGTGTAAATCAGTTTAGTGCTCGGGCTCAATGGGACATTGCAAGGATGTTCCGCATCTGCTAAGCTTCGGAGGCCGGCCATGACCTGAACCGAtgcatttgtgtcattgtatgtAGGCAAATAAGGCAAGGAGAGAGGTGAAGATGGAGTGTAGTATCCCCTGTACTGTACAATAGCTGTGGTGGTTGTGTTGTCAAAAAAATTACGAGCTGCCGGGGCAATGGAATAAGTTTTAGCTGCCATGTAATAGTGATCCGGGTGTTGGTTAGCTTCTAGTAAGACATCGTAGGTTTGGCCAGGATATATTGTGATATAATCTCGTGTCAATGGTTTTGTGTAGCTACCATCTGTTCCAACCACTGTCATTTTATGCTtggcaatggagaagaagagagcCTCGTGCAAGGCAGCATTGATTATGCGAAGTAGATAGGTCTTTCCATGATCCACCGTTAGCTTGAATGTGTCTGCAATTAGAAAGGGAAATTTTTATACTTATGActagtgaaaagaaaaagaaaatttccatGAGGATCCACCAATTATGAAGTGATTAGGGGTGTAAATTTGGCTCCatagttcaaaattatattcGGACTAGCCTTTTCTTATGTGTTAAATCATGGCTCTACCATCCTCATAGCTACATTCCTCTTTTTTAGCATTAAGCTTTAAATATGTTGATGTtaataagaaaaagtaatatggtcaaaatacaagaaaatgaaatcatgtacaattttaaaatgggaagtTAAACTTAATTTGTACCTGATTTTGAGCATGGAAATAGATCACCAGGTTGTCCATTTATCAATAAAGAATCAGAGGCATTGGGGTCAGCTCCAGTTGCAAGCGCTTCATCTCGAACCACATTCGCATCACTCTTCCACCATTGTCCTGCATTTCAACAAATCCAATAATTTTAGACCTTGATTTGTTGGTTAATTCATGATATGTAAATTAACCTTTAAAAGTAACAACACTTATACCTAATATGATGGGAATTTCTGCATTAGGTTTGGGAAAAGGATACTTGGTTCCATTCTTGGGATAGACGATTATAGCTCCATGAATGGTATTTCGGGTCCAATCACTATGAGCATGCCACCATAGAGTGCCTTCCTCAAAGGAAAGGATGATCTTTTGGCTAAACTTTGACCCTGGTTGAATTGGGCATTGTGTGATATACTCAGGACCATCTGTCCATGGATATCTAGGCATGCTCACCCCATGCCTGCAAAACAATAACTATACATTAAAACTAGTACTAATTTTTGGACTAACAAAAGATGGCATGCAACAACATATTGTCATAGTAACAAGAGGCATCAACTGTATTTCAATGGAATTGAAGCAAATAACCATAAAGTATTGtttaaatttgactttatttgCAAAGCAATATATTGCAACCCCCTcttagaaataaaagaatgtatGTCATGTAGGCATGCTACCGATTGCTATCATTTTTTGAGATACGCACAAGACCTACCAATGAATGGtgatgttttcttttcctttgttatAAACGTCGACAATGATCGTCTCTCCTTTCTTAGCATATATAGTTGGTCCAGGAAATTGTCCATTTACTGTTAAGATGTTCTTGGTGCTACAAAGCCTTGTATATGAAGCTTCCTTCACCTGCAACCAATTAAAAGTTAACCATGCAACCTCATCCCTAAAGACATATTACATGCATGAATAGTTGCATCGATCCATTCATGCAAGTGTATAACCAATTAGAAATTGATAGCCTGCATGAATGACTCAATGACACAGGGTACCCGAGACCCCCATGGGGGTCATACGGTGGAAAATGAGAGTAATACTACTCCCTAAATATTAAGATCATAAGGTGGTGTTAAGGCTAAAATCATATATAGTATTTACCACAAAAGTCAGCCGACGGGTTGAAGCTTGGCAATAGATGCCACCACCAAAAAGTAGAAACGCTAAAATTTGCAAGAGGAAAACCTTCATGATCAGCCACATCTTCTTTGGAAGAAAAGCTTCTCTTGTCCTAAACACAACTCCTTCGATTTTCTTACTATTTCTAATAGCACGACTTATCTGCTCTTTGACATGAATAGATGAAAGGTATTTATAGAGGCTGGAGAGAACCAAAACTAGAATTGGTGAAAGCTGAACAGCAACTTTTATGGCTGCTGTCACCTTCTGTGGGCACCCAACAGCCGGTTTCTCCCGAACTTTTGctgtatttctttaatatataattcATAATATATTCAAGACGATTCTCCCGGGGTTCAACAATTTCTCGCCACGTATCAATATAAGATAAAGTAATTTGAATGTTCTTCCAGGACCAGTTCAATGAGCAGGACCACTATAATTATGAGAATTgactaagaaataaatttaaaatatatgtagaaTACTTTTGAAACTTTGACCTCGCATAATAAtttatagatttaaatttaacaaaaataaatttaacaataataataaataattatagatttgaaaaaaaaatcaaaat contains the following coding sequences:
- the LOC100853445 gene encoding laccase-15-like, with the protein product MWLIMKVFLLQILAFLLFGGGIYCQASTRRLTFVVKEASYTRLCSTKNILTVNGQFPGPTIYAKKGETIIVDVYNKGKENITIHWHGVSMPRYPWTDGPEYITQCPIQPGSKFSQKIILSFEEGTLWWHAHSDWTRNTIHGAIIVYPKNGTKYPFPKPNAEIPIILGQWWKSDANVVRDEALATGADPNASDSLLINGQPGDLFPCSKSDTFKLTVDHGKTYLLRIINAALHEALFFSIAKHKMTVVGTDGSYTKPLTRDYITIYPGQTYDVLLEANQHPDHYYMAAKTYSIAPAARNFFDNTTTTAIVQYRGYYTPSSPLSLPYLPTYNDTNASVQVMAGLRSLADAEHPCNVPLSPSTKLIYTVGMNSYLCPNNSCAGPNGTRFSASINNISFQFPTIDILQAYYYNISGVYGDKFPSVPELVFDFTTDIIPLEYQTPKNGTEVRVLEYNSTVEIVFQGTNLIAGTHHPMHLHGYSFYVVGWGFGNFDKDKDPLHYNLVDPPLQSTISVPTKGWATIRFEASNPGVWFMHCHVERHQTWGMDTAFIVKNGKHPEAQVLPPPSDMPPC